The Hordeum vulgare subsp. vulgare chromosome 7H, MorexV3_pseudomolecules_assembly, whole genome shotgun sequence DNA window acacatagagagagatccaatctcggaggggctctcgcccctccaccgccatggagaccatggaccagaggggaaacccttctcccatctagggaggaggtcgaggaagaagaagaagaagaagggggactctctccccctctctcccagcggcgcgggaacgccgcccgggacatcatcatgtgacggcgatctacactaacacctccgtcatcttcaccaacacctccatcaccttcccccatctatattcagtggtccactctcccgcaacccgttgtaccctctacttgaacatggtgctttatgcttcatattattatccaatgatgtgttgccatcctatgatgtctgagtagattttcgttgtcctgtcggtgattgatgaattgctatgattggtttaatttgcttgtggttatgttgttgtcatttggtgcccatcatatgagcgcgcgcgtggatcacaccatagggttagtagtatgtttataggactatgtattagagggcaagggtgatagaagcttcagcctagcatagaaattgatgcatacgggattgaaaggggaccaatatatcttattactatggttgggttttaccttaatgaacgttagtagttgcagatgcttgctaatagttccaatcataagtgcatagaattccaagtaagggatgacatgctagcagtggcctctcccacataaaacttgctatcggtctagtaacatagtcaattgcttagggacaattccgcaactcctactaccacttttccacactcgttagactaacgtaattgtttctttatctaaccagcccctagtttttatttacgtgttctttcttttcttgcaaacctatcctctcACACCtaaaaagtacttctagtttcatacttgttctaggtaaagcgaacgtaaagtgtgcgtagagttgtatcggtggtcgatagaacttgagggaatatttgtcctacctttagctactcattgagttcgacactcttacttatcgagaaaggctacaattgatcccctatacctgtgggttaTCATCGACGCGTTGGAATTGCTCTTACATGTTGAAGCTAACTCCAACACATGACCCCATCAGGTCTTCCAACGCGCGGCGGCAAACAGACGACGGTCCATTTTTGTCCGCTTTCGACCCATTCCCGGCCTAAGTTTGAGCCGAGTTTGCGGCCGAACGACGGCGCCCGGACGAGAAGGATGCACACCCTTgtcctcccctcacccgcccgtTGGTGGCACACACGGCTACTTTCCCTCTGTTTCCTACAAAACCCTCCCGCGCCCCGCCCTCCACTCTCCCGCGCCCTGCTCTCCCCCCTCCATCCATCCACCATGACTGACAATGCCAATCCCGGCGACTCACCACCGGCCGCTCGCTCTGTTGCGAAGAaaaagaagccggtgaagaagccTCGGTAGGAGCTGACATCGGAGGAGGCCGCCAAAATGGCTGCCGAATCGGCCAAGAGGAGGAATCGACGAACTGTCACGATGGAGAAGAAGGCTGACGCCGAGTACGCTACCGAGTGTTCCCTACGACGTGCGTTGCAGCATGAGGCCAACCTCGACGACAAGGAGTCCATCGTCTCCAAGGCGCACACCCTCCTCATGTTGAGTATGAGCCGCCCCACGTCGGCCAATCTCTCCCATGATGCCATGGTCGCGGGCAGCACATGCTCCTTGGCCCATTGTCCGCCGTAGCACTGTTCCTCGAGCACGTCTGTCACAAAAGAGACATCAGATGTTCGTGCTCTGCCACTGCACGGCCATGGACAGACAAGATTCTCTACGTCACCGGACTGCATGGTGGTGTATCCGACGATGCCCCCGAGCGCCATTGACCTCAAAATCACGCAGGGGTATAGTGGCGTTGGCCATTGTGAAGACGACGCGCAAAGGAAGCATGACCGGTCGTTCGTGCCAGCTCACATGGCTGGAGCCCGCAAGCTGTTCGACAATATGCCACCGCCGACGCAGACAACAACGGGCGAGGACCCCGACTATGCCTCGTTCATGCAGAACGTCATATTTGAGGGCCGTGGTGAGGCGTTCCACGTCCACGACCAAGAGCAAGATTGTGATTCCGACGAGACCCAAAGCCAGGACAACCGTGGTACCTATGATGACACTCAGTTTGCCGgccatgatgatggtgatgaggacGACCATGGAAAATCGTGGCATGAAGATGATGACTTGTATtgcaaagatgaagaagaagaggtcgACATTTCTGTGGAGCCATTGTTGTTCGTCGACGAGCTCACCCAAAAGACCAAAGCACAAAATAGGAGGAAAAGCATTCGCACGGGATCATACACCCAAGCTGAGGACACTTTGATTTGCGAGTTCGAAGGAAACTGGCCAAGAACCAATCAAAGGCGTCGAGCAAAAAGGGTTCATCTTTTGGACAAGAGTTCACAAGAACTTTCGTGAGCAAAGAAAGTTTGCCCCCTACCAATTCGCAAGCACCTGCGACATCAATTCAATCCATAAAAGATGGGGATTCATCCAACAAGAATGCAACAAATATTGTGTTGCGCTTGAGAGTGTCACAACCCGTCCCGTGAGCGGCCTAGGCCTTGGTGACTTGGTATGAACCTCTCGCTTTTTCAGCATGCGTCCATTAATGTTGGCATGTCATTGAGGTTTCATGCATTGTATGTCCTTTAGTGTTACAATTGTGGCCGCATGTTTGATTGTGTAGGCATTCCTATCTTTGGAGCCCTTCAAGGCCCGGCACAAAGACATGTCGTTCACTCTAACGCATTGTTGGGTGCTCATCAACGATTGCCCCAAGTTCAAAGACCAATACAATGCTCTTAAGAAGAAGAGAGGACAGAAGGCGGCCGTGGCTGACGATGGATACGTGCTCAAGAGGCCGAGGGGCAGGAGAAACTCCAAGGCTGGACGAGAAGTGTGCTGCATCTTCTATAGCGTTGCAAGGAACTTTGGAGACCATGATGAGACAGAAGGAAATGCGGGAGGTGAGAAAGAGCAAAAGAAAGGAGGGGCAAATGAAGATATATCTTGATCTTCAAACAAAGAAGCTTGACATGGAGGAGGTCATGAAGAGGAGGAAGCGTGACATCGAAGAGGCCGCTCAACGCAAGAAGCTAGAGATCGAGGCCATCATTGCCGAGACAACAGCCAAGGAGGTGGCACTACTGTTGATGTGCGTCGACAAGAACAACATGTCACTTGAGAGGAAGCTTGGTTCACGAACCGCCAGAAGGAGATGTTCACCCGCGACGGCCTGAACTAGGTGAGATCTCGGTCGCGATGGCCGCGATGACGGTTCTTTTTGAAGGCTTGCTGGTGTGCCGTCAATGGCTTTGTTGTCGGCATGGAAAACTTGTCCATTTTAAAGGCTGACTAATGTGCAGGCCGCTGGCTTTATTGCCGACGTCAAACTCGAGGTGATCAATTTGTAGGCCGCTGATTTTATTGCCGGCCGGCATGATCTAGCTTGAATGCGGTCGTTTGCATGGTCTAGCTACGGGTTTTTTTCGCATGCGTAAATGAGATGCGACCGAAATGGTACCGCCCGTTGGGCTCTTGACTGCCACATTCATAAATTTGGACGGATACAATTTTATTGTCATCCTTAAACGAACGAAAAACGGACGCGTTGGAGTTGGTGTGATGGCGCATGATGGTTGCACCTGATCGTAGAACCTGCATGCTCTTATCATGTCTGCCAAAGTGGTCGTCATGACGCTTCCAGCTCGCATCTCTTTTGGGCCCAATTATTCTCGCGGTTTCGCGTACTAGTCCATGACTTCACACTGCAAAGTCGAGCCATGTAGCGATCTTTTGGAGGGAATAGGAAAAGAAAAGTGCAATGCCCTGAAGTCCTGAACAACTCAAAGTTGGTACGGAGACATGGCTGGCTGTGCATGTGCAGGCTACTGATGCTGCGGTTGATAGGATAACATCAGATCCCTGGAAAGAAAATCCTGGACTACAATGCTTGAACTGTAATTTCTTTAACCGAATCCTTGTCTTCCCATTCATTCCCAGCGGATCCTTTTTATCCCTTTTCATTGAACGAACCAAGTTCACCTATACGAGAGTGAGGAATAGAAATCCTACAATCAACTTCCCTATTCCAGTTCCAGTTAGGTTTCCTCGGAATTTCTACTCCAATCCGAACTCGTGGAGACCATCTTGCTCATCGTTGCCGGACAACATTTGTTACATTTGCTGCCATGCGTTATGTCAGTGCGTCACAACCCTCGACCGGGACATGCAGTCAACTGTTGACCGGTGGATCGTCCCCCGTTGGCCAGCCGCCCGCCCGTGAACACCTTCTGCCTGCCGTCTCCTTCTTGTTCGGTGTCACGTACAGCAACAAACAATGATAAGCTTGCTGTCAAAGTCTCAAagaacaaagaaacaaacaaacaatgaTGAGAGGTGAGTTAGTACCATTAAAGGTTGGTGAAGACGGCCGGGTAATCGACATCCACCTATACCCACCTTTGTTCCTTTGGTAGAGGAGCATAAATCTCGTTGTTCATAACTAATACTCTCTTCGTCCAAATATAATTGTCATAAAAAAAAATCTAATATAGTATTTTACTTTTATACAACTTATTTTATTCATTCATACGATAAGTAATTCTGGATGAAAGGAGTACTAAGAAGAGTGCTCGACGACGAAGAATTGTCAAATTTATTCCGGCTAAGCTGTATACTACTTCCTCCGTACAATTATGGTGAagagaaaaatgaaagaaaataatatttattTGCTAATTAATATCATTGCATGTAATGCACTGATCATTGTATGTCATTCTAGATATCTTAAATCATTAAAAACATATGCAAACCAACCTGTGGTTGGATGATTATATGGACAATGGTATCTTCAGCCCATCAGGTTTTAAGTCCCGGtatttgcattatttttgaatctATTTCAGGATTTTTCGACGATAAGCTTTTAGGGATAGGGTATGCGTATGTGCGTTTATATAGATGAGTATATGCGTGTGTATATGAACGCTTGCGTTTATACTCTATTCAAAAAAGTCATGAAAATCATACACGCATCACGATTTTTGTTAATTGATTTCTTTATTcacataaaaaaacaaaacaagatgAAAATCAGTACGCCGTATATAAGTATTTTAaaattatttgattttttttaaataacttaTGGGTGTGGACGAAggaagtactagtagtagtattcCTTCATTCCTCCGGTCAAAGCACAATCTCGTTCTTCACAACCAATGAGAGGGTTTGATGCCGAAGAGTGCTTAAGTTTGTTCCGTCAAGCAATACACGAGCACCAGTAGTAGCACTGCAGTCCAAAGTGCCAAAGAAAAACCACCAAGTTACAAAAGAAAAACCACCATCTTATGAGCTAAACTCAACATTTTATCCGAAATTCCGAGTCAGCATGGCGCTAAATTTCGAGCTCACAGCATACGAAGTCTATCTTGTAAAAACTCATCCTATCTCATAGAAAAGGGTAGTTGTCAAGAACTTCCAACTTGCCACATCACCTGCAGGCTGCAAGAAACAGCAAAAATCAGCATTGCTATCACCCCGATCACAGCCTCTCAGAAAGATTACGGGAAAAGCGACCTCGGGCGGGAGATAAGGTAAGGAGGCCAGCGCCTTCCTGTCTGCTTCTCCGCAAGGAGACACCGGTGTGAACGTGCCTGTGCAACCGCAAGAACCCTTTTTTCCCCTTTCTCCCTGTGACTTTTGCCTTTCTTACATCTACACCGGCGGCGGCAGAATCTAATCTCCCAGAGCAGGAAAACCGATAGAAATAAGCACGCGGCTTGGGCAGGTGCACCGTGCACGGCGTCCAGTTGAACCGAACCTCCCCGCACGGTCCTCCTGGTTCGCCATTAATGGCCGTGCATTTACTCGTACTGTCCCTCCTCGTCTTGGCCTCTTCTAGCTCAGGCTCCACCACCGCGCTCGCCACGAACGCCACTGCCGATGGCTCGCTGGATGGTCTGGATGCGGGGAGCGTCACCCGGTTCAGCTTCTCCAACTTCCATCCCGACTACCGTGGCAAAAACCTGACGGTGGTCGGCGATGCCGACATAACCAAGGGCGCGCTCCAGATCACGCCGGACACTCTCAACGAGCCCGCCCACTTCCTCACCAATAAGTCCGGCCGCGTCCTCTACTCCGCACCAGTCAGGCTCTGGCGCCGCGATAAGGGCGGCAAGGGCAAGGGCAATGCCGGCGCCGGCGGCAAGTTGAAGGTCGCGTCCTTCCGCACCGTCTTCACCGTCAACGTCTTCCGCGTGTCGGGCGCGGAGCCGGCGGAGGGGTTCGCGTTCCTTATCGCGCCGTCCGCGGGCGAGCCGCCCGCCGCGAGCTACGGCGGCTTCCTCGGCCTCACCAACGCGACGACCGACGGCAACGCCACGAACCAGGTCGTCGCCATCGAGCTCGACACCGAGAAGCAGCCATACGACCCTGACGACAACCACATCGGCCTCAACGTGAACAGCGTCGTCTCCGTCGCCAACGCCTCGCTCACGCCCCGCGGCATCGAGATCTCGCCGGCCAAGACCGCCAAGTACAACGTCTGGATCGACTACGACGGCGACGCCCGCCGCATCACGGTGTACATGGCCGACGTCGACGCCGCCAAGCCCGCGTCTCCGGTGCTCGCCGCGCCGCTGGACCTCGGGGCCACCGTGGCCGAGAAGTCCTACTTCGGGTTCGCCGCGTCCACGGGCCGCAAGTACCAGCTCAACTGCGTCCTGGCGTGGAacatgacggtggagaagctgGACGAGCCCGGCAAAACCAAGGGCCTGATCCTGGGACTCGCCGTCGGGTTGCCCGTGGCGGCGCTCGCGCTGGGCGCCGCCGCCGCATTGGGGTACTACATGTGCGTGGTGAAGCGGCGGAAGGTGCGGCGCGACAAGGGCAGCGCCATCACCGGGAACATGATCCGGAGCCTCGCCGGCGGGCCGCGTGAGTTCGAGTACCGGGAGCTGCGGAAGGCGACCAACAACTTCGACGAGAGGATGAAGCTGGGGCAGGGCGGGTACGGGGTGGTGTACCGCGGCACGGTGACCGACGACCACAGCAACCCGACCGCCGCGGGGACCACGGTGGAGGTGGCGGTCAAGAAGTTCTCGCGGGCGAGCACGCAGGGGCAGAACGACTTCCTCGCCGAGCTCAGCATCATCAACCGCCTCCGCCACAAGCACCTCGTCCGCCTCGTCGGTaagccctgccaccccaccctccggccgccgccgccgccgagcaaCTTGTTCATTTCTTTATTCGCTTGTGGTTTTTCCGACACGTGATTCTTGCACATGGGCTGTCGCCATTAACAAAGGCCAATTTGAACCCAATTTGCTCGGTTTCCTAAGGTTGATGCATGTGCACACTTGCGCAACAAATGCTTTGACCCTTCACTTTAGTTGAACTTTACAGCTTGAATGCGTTCGTGCCGTCAAACTTAATAGACCAACCAAGCTTTCCCAGTCTGTATTCTGCTTAATTAACAATGTCACCTTGTCCCTTTTTTAAATAAAAGaacatcttgatcaattatcACACAGGATGGTTTCATAGATACACCTCATTGCAAGCAACGCCCATCATGATCTATCTATTCGGTTcatataaaaagaaaaaaaaatctatcTATTCCTTGGGTAAGGCCACATTTCTGACATTTTATGTTCATACTCTGTACATGTACAAAGTTTGGAGTATGCTGTAATCCAAACTTTGTGCATGTACGTACATGTTAGATTAGACATAAGCCCACATTTTTCTTACAAGAATATGATGATCTAAACATTTTGTCCAAGATTCTTACTGTTGTAGAACAAAAAAATTAGCGAGTGCGAGATGCAGAGTACTCCTGTAATTAACATGGCTGGATGGAGGGTGCAGGGTGGAGCCACGACAACGGCGAGCTGCTGCTGGTGTACGAGTATATGTCGAACGGCAGCCTGGACCAGCACCTGTTCAGCTCGGCGCCGGGGTCTCGGCCAGGGCAGCAGCTCGGGTGGGAGCTCCGGTACAGCATCGTGCAGGGCGTGGCGTCAGCGCTGCACTACCTGCACGACCAGTTCGACCAGCGCGTGGTGCACCGCGACCTTAAGGCCTCCAACATCATGCTCGACGCCGCCTTCACCGCGCGCCTCGGCGACTTCGGCCTGGCCCGCGCCATCGAGACGGACAAGACCTCCTACatggaggaggccggcggcggcgtgCACGGCACCGTCGGCTACATAGCCCCGGAGTGCTTCCACACCGAGAAGGCCACACGCGAGTCCGACGtctacgccttcggcgccgtcatCCTCGAGGTGGTCTGCGGCCGCCGCCCGCGCTGCGACATCGACGGCTTCCACTTCCTCGTCGACTGGGTGTGGCGCCTCCACCGCGATGGCCGCGCGCTCGAGGCCGTCGACCCCGGCCTCGACGGCGCCTTCGACGAGGACGACGCCGAGCGCCTGCTCATGCTGGGCCTGGCATGCAGCCACCCAACGCCCGCCGAGCGGCCCAAGGCGCAGGCCATCTCGCAGATCCTGCTGCGCTCCATGCCCACGCCCGCGGTGCCGCCGTTCAAGCCATCGTTCGTGTGGCCGGCCACGGACGGAGGGTTCGacaccatgtcgacgacggcagggTCGACGTCGAGCACGGTCGTCACATCCACGTCCACGTGGAGCGGCAACTTCGCGAGGGGCAGCGAGAACCTCGCGCCGGCGCCGGAGCAGGACACCTCCGGTTCACTGGTTTGACACGTCGGTTTCCAATTGCCGCCGTCACCGTGCATTCTAGTGATTGTTTAAACCGCAATCTCCtactcttttcttcttttttttggctTTCTTGAAATTCTTCATCTGTAATTATCTTTCTAACGAGAATTGTTCTTGCATTTCTCGTACTCTTTGTGTACTCTTCGATGGAGGTGTTTTGGTTGGTGCAATTTTGTGAAGGCAAAGTTGCAAGTCTGCTGAGTTCTGTTTTCTTTTAGCTTCTCAAGTCTTAGTTTCTCCCAAAGATAAACAGCACTGTCACAAGTGAACAGGAGGTGCCTAACATCTTTGGCTCCTTTGTGGCAAATGGCCTTCATGACGAATACGATTCTTTTTATGGAATACGACCTAGAAAGAGAAAGCAGTGAATCTAAAATTAATATTATCAGCTTTTGAACAGCTATCAGGATTGaaaattaattttaaaaaaaataaattgTCTGCTTTGACGAGGCTTAGAATGTAGCTGCTCAATATGCCGAGCTATTCGGATGTGAGCAAGGACAATTTCTTATTAAGTATTTAGGTATACCAATACATTATAGGAGATTAACGAATGCGGAATGGAAACACGTCGAAGAGCGTATGCAAAAAAGACTTGCGAGTTGGAAAGGAAAAATTTTGCAGACTTGCAGTTGGAAATGAAAATTGTTATCTCTGGAAGGAAGACCGTTTTCATAAATTTAGTACTCACTAATATGGTACTCTATATGATATCTTTCTTCCAACTATCCAAAAGAGTTCTGCAAAGATTGGAATATTTTCGATCGAGATTCTTTTAGCAAGGGGATAATAAGAAAAAGAAGTATTGACTGGCTAAATGAAACGTTGTATGCCGACCAAAAAACCAGGGAGGACTAGCGATACATGACTTACAGATTAAGAACTCAACCCTGTTGGGTAAGTGGTTGTTTAAGCTACTTATGAAGGATGGTGTCTCCCAAACACTCCTTAAATAAAAATACAAGGGCACAAAACCGCTATCACAGGTCCAGTGAAGACCTGGTGACTTACATTTTTGGGCTGACCTAATGACGACTAAGAATCATTTCTTTCGTTTTGGGGTATTTAAGATTAAAGATGGTTCAGGAATTAGATTTTGGAAGGACAAGTGGTTAGGAAATA harbors:
- the LOC123412260 gene encoding probable L-type lectin-domain containing receptor kinase S.5, which produces MAVHLLVLSLLVLASSSSGSTTALATNATADGSLDGLDAGSVTRFSFSNFHPDYRGKNLTVVGDADITKGALQITPDTLNEPAHFLTNKSGRVLYSAPVRLWRRDKGGKGKGNAGAGGKLKVASFRTVFTVNVFRVSGAEPAEGFAFLIAPSAGEPPAASYGGFLGLTNATTDGNATNQVVAIELDTEKQPYDPDDNHIGLNVNSVVSVANASLTPRGIEISPAKTAKYNVWIDYDGDARRITVYMADVDAAKPASPVLAAPLDLGATVAEKSYFGFAASTGRKYQLNCVLAWNMTVEKLDEPGKTKGLILGLAVGLPVAALALGAAAALGYYMCVVKRRKVRRDKGSAITGNMIRSLAGGPREFEYRELRKATNNFDERMKLGQGGYGVVYRGTVTDDHSNPTAAGTTVEVAVKKFSRASTQGQNDFLAELSIINRLRHKHLVRLVGWSHDNGELLLVYEYMSNGSLDQHLFSSAPGSRPGQQLGWELRYSIVQGVASALHYLHDQFDQRVVHRDLKASNIMLDAAFTARLGDFGLARAIETDKTSYMEEAGGGVHGTVGYIAPECFHTEKATRESDVYAFGAVILEVVCGRRPRCDIDGFHFLVDWVWRLHRDGRALEAVDPGLDGAFDEDDAERLLMLGLACSHPTPAERPKAQAISQILLRSMPTPAVPPFKPSFVWPATDGGFDTMSTTAGSTSSTVVTSTSTWSGNFARGSENLAPAPEQDTSGSLV